The Leishmania panamensis strain MHOM/PA/94/PSC-1 chromosome 12 sequence genome includes the window GCTCGGTGACCCGTGCTGCGtgtggaagagaggtggcCGGCGAAACAACCCTCGCCGCTCTTGCCCTGGCACTATGGGGAGTCATTACCGTCACTGTctgccagcggtggcgcgccaCACTCTTCGCAGCACCTCCCCTTTTTCAGAGTGACAGGAGGCTTTCATTGGGTTGCTCACCACGCAATTTTCTATACAAATCCCGAGGCCGACGGCTTCGCTGCGCTACCGTTCTCACCACTGACTGTCCAGTGCACTGGAGGGCCCAGTCACAGCCAACTCGGCAGAAGCGGTCGCGCCACTGGACCCGTGGCAGGCCGTGTCCTGCTGCCACTCCCGACATCTCGGTACTCCAAagacgcagcgaggcggcgaTCGGGGACGATGGTGCTCGCCAGGTCTCCTTTTCTGCCGCCGCTACCGCCCACGCCCCGCAGGTCAGTGTAGCAGAAAGGGGTGAAGAGTGGGAGAATGGGCGCATGCCTGATAGTTGCTGAGGGCACAACATCGAGGTTTGGTGGCAGCttgaaggcagagagagggactgAGCCAAGGTGTGTGGATATACCCGTCGAGGTGGGTATGCTCCCCtatgcagcggcggcttcgCCGTCGGTGGGGAATCTTCACTGTACCCCTTCATGTCTTGCGGCATGAGAATCGCATTCTCCCCCAGCGCATTGCGGAGCTCACCTCCAGTCATGCACTTCTCCCCAAAGCAGTAGGGACAGTCTCGCAGCCAAAAAGAGAAGGATCGCGTCACGGATCCACCTCTGTTGTCTTTGATGAACTTTCCAAAGGATATGCTGCTTAAGAGGATTGCTAGGCTGGAGGCTGCGTTGCGACTGGAGGCTCTTGAGTGCGATATTGTGTATCCGCGGCTGATGGCGCAGGAGCGTGTGCTTCGCTTGCTGTGCTCGTCTGCCTTGCTGCCACCTGAatcatcgctgccgccgcccgtGGCGGAAGCAGCCCCCaattccctctcttccctcagTGAGACATAGCGATCTGCAGGGGTGGCTAACGAGGCACTTCGGCCTCAAAGGAATGAAGgagtgaggaggtggcgtgCGCACATTGCCTATCTCTGTATCGTGTCGCTGCTCTGTTGTGCGttttgcttctccctcccctcgctctaGTCTACGCTTTGAttgctttcctcttcccttggCGCGCTTAATCGCCATTGTCTTTGCTGCCCGCTCTTGTGCTGGCGCTACTCTTCTACGTgctcgtgtgctgctgcttcgctgaTGTGCGCCATCATGGCGCGGActactgccgccgcgaccGATGTGTGGGTACTGGCGAGGACGGGGATTGTGCTTCAGGGTGAGGGCATCTTATAGGGAACGGCGATGGGTTGCTTGGTGGACCGCAGGTACAGATCGCTTTTTCCTGCGGCGCCGTTGCTCCACttcacccatccacccatCTCCTCTGCTTTCCCCAGACCCGCTGCTTTCCTCCAGCGCGTAGGTGTTCTGCCGCTCTTGTGCTCTCCTTTccaagtgtgtgtgtgtgtgtgtgtgtgcgtgtgtgcagggaggaggaggaggagggggggggagaagagagcagaagaacACAGTCGACAATAAGCACCTACATGTTGCACGCGCATGAGCGTACTTTGTATTCATGTGAGATGCATCCCCACGCTTTCACTTCCTTCCAACCTGTAACACTTGGTGGCACACCATATCATGTGGATGCAGAGGAGAGGCCCAGGAAGGACAAGGAGCACGGAGCGGCTTTTCGCTCGAGTACGTGAATACGCGTGGCGCCGATTGCCGCCGAGGATGAGCGTCCACCATCACCTCCGGGTGTGGTGGGTGAGCTGTATCGAGGGGCACGCGGTTGCGATCGCTTTACTGCCCGTCACTGCTGACGTAtacttcttttcccctcctcttctttcactGTTTCGCTGTATCTCAGTCTTTTCACCTGTGCTCTTGCGTGCGACTGGGCCTTTGAGAATTTCGGCACTAccgctctttcccccttcagcTCGTTTGCCTCGTGCCGCATccgtcctccccctccctctcccctgcgcCTCTTTTCGCAAACGCAGGATTGTCAAGGCGCCTACAGGCAGAAGCGGCACtgacgagaagagaaacggcaAAATGCCGCCTAAGCTGACCTCCAAGAACATCTTCGATGTCGTCTTTGATCAGCTCCCGGCAGATGCGTTCATCGATACTGGGCCGGCCTCTCTAAAGGAGGAACTCATACTCGAGGCGTCGGGCATGCTCGGTAGCAGCGGTAAAGGCCCAGGAAATCAGCGTAGCGCCCAGCGAGGCGGTTCCAACGTCgtcagcagtggcagtgaTGGAGGTGGGACAACAAGCTATCGACggcaccttctcccttcaGCGTTTGTggccgcgacggcggctgtcGTGCGGTCAAAGGCCCGTTCGGTGCCCGCTGTGCCAGAGGAttcccccgctgctgctgtggaaCAGCGAAAAGACTTGCAGGACTCCGACGTTTTGGATGCCGAGGAGCTTGAgggcagcactgcagcgccgctgtcggcacAAGCGCCTCCGCCGGACTACGCTGCGGCATCTGCGTCCTCCACGGTGGTCTCCTCTGAAGGTGTCTTTCGCAGAGTCGACGATGAGGTGGCCGACCTACGCGCTGATCGCTTTGCGGTGAGGCGTCGTGGCGGCCCCGACGCGCCAAAGcgctgcgatggcggccgTAATGCCACGGCGACAGAAGGGGGCCTTGACATGCAGATGGACGCCGAGGACGAAGCGGTGAGGGAGGCCACCAAGTACGCTGGCTGTGTGGCAGAAATGCAGGCAGCCAAGGAGGCCAGCGCTGAGCAACAGCTGCTATGCTCTTGGCAGCCTATCGGCGGCGGGGGGCCTTTGGTTACGCTTGATGCTCGTCTTGCATCGAGCAAGGCGAGTGCCGGCATCGGACCCAGCTTCAGTGCAGTCGGCCGTGGCACAGAATTGTCGGTTAgctgtgacgctgctgcggaaggGGTCGCTACGCCGAAAGCGATGGGTGCTACCACGGAGTCGTCACTGGCGACCCCAACTGCTGAGCTGGTGGCCGTCGGCGTGTCGTCAGCCGCCGTCTCCGGAGCAGCGAGTGCGCGCGCCGAAGGGCAAATCGGCGACCGCACGCTTCTCTCTTACACGTCAGGCGGATCTCAGACGGGCAGCGCAGTGCGGACAGGTGTTAGTGGTTGCCAGTCAGCATCAACAGCCGGAGACCCACTTCTTCAGCAACCCTTCGGCTTTGCTGGCGCTCCACAGAAAGGTGGCACTTTCACGGCGGCCGAGCAGCTTATCCTCATGCCTCCAGGTCTGGATCGCGTGTACACCGGCACTTGCGTCATGTATCGACACCCAAAGAATTTCGGCTTCATCTCGCCAGACTTGGGCGGGCCGGATGTGTTCTTCATCACCGACAGCATCGCCCTCTCCTTTACGAGACTGGCACTTCGGGCCTTCTACCTGCGCAATGGcttgccggtgccgccgcttgTTGCCGCTGCGTATCGTGTGGGCCCGGCAAAAGCGAATTCAATCGCGTCTGGTGAAGACGGGGCGCCGACCAATGGCACGACGACATCTGTGGTGAACGCTGGAACAGCTTCCGACGCAAATGGCTCGGTGCCGGCTCCGGTATCGTCGGTGTCCCCTGGACTCACCGGAATGGCTGGAGGTATatcagctgctggagatggGCAGACAAGGGTGACCGGCACTGCGCTTGGTGAGGAAGGCGTTCTCGGGTCTACCCCTGTTTTGGCAACTCGGGCGGGGGACACTGGCGACCGCGTACTCATTCCGCCAACCACCGGGGAGGAGTTGGCGTgggcggaggcggctgcttcgctgctCACCAGTGCCACCGCacagcttctccagcaccaAGTCAATCAaggcatcggcggcggccttCGGGTCGGGGATCGCCTGAGCTTTGTCGTTAGCCGCAACCACGCCGCGCGTGGCGGGAATGGCCGCCTGCTGCGTGCTGAGTTTCTCCGTGGTGTtccggcagcgcagctggcgaTGGCCGTGGAGCAAAGTTGGTTTCATCCGCTGTTCCCTGGCGCAGTTGGGCGAAAGACGAGCACACCTTACCGCGCTTCCCTAAgaccaccgcccccccctccctcgtcgTCCACCGCTGGGGGCGGGGGAGCCGGCGATGAGGCAGGCATGTCAGCAACTGCCTATCCTCTTgcccccttcacctctgccACCTCGACGCTCACCCGCTACACCGGATGTGTTCGCACATATGacgcggaggagcagcgcggcTACATCCGGTGCGACGAGTtgagtggcagcggtggcggtaaCACGCCTGATGTCATCTTCTACCCGCACTCCGTGCTCTGGGACTTGACGCGCTGCCCGCCGTTGAAGCGACAGGTGAAAGAGTGTATGCGGCTGGCCTACAGTGTGTGTGGGACGGAGCGCAACGGCAAGTACATCGCCACCCTCATCACTACCCCCAGCGGCGCGCCTTTCTGCGAGGACAACATGACGTTCGCCGAGAACGTGTTGCCGTTTTTCGCGGCTGAGACGGGCGGCGCAGGTTGGCGGCGTGGGCGTGGCGAGGATGGCAACAGCgttggcggcggccgctCCGCAATGGGCAtggacagcggcgccggcgcaaGTGCCGAGGGTATCGCTGGTGACCGCAAGCGTGTTAAGGCAGCCGAGGACGACATGCTGCTCCTCTACGCCGAGGACGACTACCCGTACATGTAATCGACTGTGTTTGCTGGTGAGCAGAGCGagacgggagggggggcgtgaCGCACATGAGTGTAGACTTTCACACAGTAATCTATGAGGACGCCTgcactcctcctcgactCTGCCGTATCGGTGACAGAGACGCCCCTGAGGAGGCGATCATCCATGCGTGTGGATGGAGGCGTAGTGATGCCCACAGGTACATGCGTTGttgggagaagagagagaagttcAGCTTTGATGACCGTAGAAatcctctcgttctctctctttcgcttgcgAGAACACTAAAGATGCCGCTGTCGACCACGCAGTCGGGGTGTGCGTGGtcgacagcagcactgccaagAGGCCTCATTTGATGACACTGAGCGCGCCGCGCTGTCCTCATCTGCCCACTTCCGCCGCTTTTCAGTTTGATGCCCgagacccccctccctccccacctctcttctcgacATTGCGATTCGGTCTTCCCTCCTTGTCTTTCTCCTCCGCATCTTTGCCTCGCTGCGCCCACGTATCCTCGACCCGCATAGCCTTCAACTGGTGGGGCACGAGCGTGTCTGCTGTTTCTTGCGCGGCGCGCACCTCAGGCCGGGTCGGAGCACCTGAGCCCTCTTCGTTActttgccttctccgccCAGACATTCGGCAGCTCGTAAGCACGTAGCTTACCCTTGGCTTAGATTGACACACGtgcaggcgcaggaggagtcTATGTTTGTGCTCAGGTGACGAGAAAGCGCTCTGTGTTTTGGGCTACCAGTGCCCCTCATCAGATGCCAGGGGCACTGCCAGCGAGCGGGCATTTGGTGTCCCCTCGTGCTGTCTCCTATTCGGCTCTGGGGGGTACGCTCCTCCGTTCTCCCCCCTCATTGCTGTTTTATTTCTCTTCCGTCACGTTGCTGAACTCTGCTCGGCACCACCGAGGTGACATTTTTGTCGCCTTTGGGTTGTAGCGCGGgctggctgcgctgcctttcccatcactcccccctccccccactcacTCCCTCACAGTACTCTCGCGCTgcccacttctctctccattcCAAACTCGTTTTGCCCCTCTCTTTATTTCCAACTTGCTGAAATCAGCGTAACACCACCAGAACAGCCACACGATCacgtgctgtgtgtgtgtgtgtcatgTACCTTGGTAGGTCTAGCAATGCTGACGGTATCGATGGGCCATCTTCGTGCCCTTGTTCATCGCAGCCAATCTGCACTGAGGCTGAGTCGACAGCGACTGCCACGCTCCATGGCATCCGCAGCCAGCAGTGTGACTCGTCGCATTCGAGCTCCTTTTCGTTCTACTTCAAGTGGATTcgtgcttctcttcaccgCGCCCTGCGTAGCGCGCACGCCACCGTCTTAAAATCGCCTAGATGGAGTAATGACAGCCATGACGAACGGGCTCGTAACTACAGCGGAAAGTGCGACTCGCCGTCGCTCCCTTCTGCAGCTTTACGCTGGTTACATGCGTCGTACGAGGCTCTGGCGACCACCCGAGTGTGCTCAGTCATTCTTCTGCAGGTGGACGACGGTCCCCTCGTCGTCCACCTCACACTACTGCTTGTTGGCACGGAGATTGCGCAGGCTACGTCTTTCTTTCTTCGCTACCGACGCGCTGTGCGGGCCAGTGCCAAGGCaaaggcgatggcggcgccggaGTGCGTCGAGAATGCAGCGGATGTCGAGGAGCCGAGTCACCTCTCGACCTCGCTGCACCCCGTGACGACCcaggcgccgccaccgccagagaTGGGGTCGGTGCTTACTGGACGATCACGCCTACCACAAGGCTCGTCACGGGCGTTGTACCGGCTGTGCAGCTACTGGGCCCTCCTCGAGAGGGCGGTGCGGGCTGCGCCACGCAAGCGCGCTGGCGCGCCAACAGACGTCACCGAGCTTGGCTGGTTCTTCCGCACTCTGCACCCCGGCCACGACTCAGTTAgggacggcggtggtggccacAAGTTTGACCGACTCACACCGGATGGAGTACCGCACGGTGCGGAGACGGTGCTCGTGCTGCCGGACGACGCTGCGTTCCCTGTTCTGGCGGAGCCAGGGGGGTGCACGAGAACGACTCCACCCATGGCGCCGTCGGAAATGTCCATCGTTAATGACGAGCCACTAGCTGCAGGGCGTTCACCGGATGCAGTGTCGCCTATCATGACGGAGAAGCCCGCGGTGAAGGAACCTTGGAAGGTGATGCACCTCCTTTGGACTGATATGGTGCGCTACTCGGTGACGCACAgtgagctgcggcagctgctgctcgactgCACTGTTGCTGAGCTTGCAAAGTTGTTTGCGAGTAGTGGCAATTCAGAGAGCTTGTGGggcggcacacgcgtgccTCAGACCATATGGGGGACCatgggcagctgcagcgtctcaAGCGAGCCGGTAGCAGGCGCAGCCCACTCCGCCGTCAACTCCTCACTTCACCCGTCCGGCGCTGTAGCCTTCTCTGCCCACTACGTCCCAAGTTCCACTTCGCACGGCACCTCGCCGAGCTGCTACGCAGATCCACGCGTCGCCGTAGCGTGCGCGGCACTGACATGGTACCTGTCGCTCGTGCGCGAGGTGTACGAGGCTGTTGTTGTCCACGAGGATGCCCAGCGGTGCGCAGACGCGCTTGAGGAGCTTCAGGCGTACGGCAGGGCCGTCTATCAACGCGGCATCGCGGTGGGCGCCGCTTTCTTtgacgaggcgctgcgcagcgtctcGTGCCCGGGCGTCAAGCACGCGAGCAGCACCCGCAGCCGGGTCGTTGGCACCAACGAAGAGTGTGCCTGTAGGCTGCCTCGCCGTCATGAGAAGCCGACTGGGCTCCCCGAGGCTGCGGTCACTGCGCATGGCAACACGGAGGGTGCGGTAGTTTGCTCAACCGTGCCCATGGCTGCGAGCGCGCATCTTGGCAACCGCTGTGAGTCGCACAGTAGCAATCTGCTTTGCAGGGATGGCGTGCCAGTGGCTACGCCGCACATGGGTATCCGCGGGGCCTCGCCGCGGATATGCTGGGCAGAGCTGACTGCTGCGCTAGCTGCTCtactgcgccgccggcggtTGATGGAGATGTCTCACGTGCGAAGTCTCTTCTCCTACATGTACACCGGCAGTGTGGCAAAAATGACCTCCATTGCCGTGTTGACCGTGCTCACATGCCTTTCCTCCcgtgtggcggcggtggggctgGCGGTACGCGAGGCCATTGGCTCTAACCTGGACACCTACTACCGCACCCAGGGAGCGCTGTCGCCATCAGGCAGCGATtctgacagcagcagcaggctgtgcggcagtggcacggTTACTGTACAGCAGCGTATCTTTGCCCTGTGCCTCTTTGAATGGATGCGCCTCGCTATGAACACGGTGCTCGCGCACACCATGCGCGAGTACATCGCCATGGCAGCCTCGCagcgacgcaacgccatgaAGGCAGCGCTATACGAGGCCCTGACGCGCTTGCCTCTTGCCTTCTTCGACCTGCACTCGTtcgacgaggtggagcagaTCGTGTACTACGTGAACGATATCGAGGGTGTGGAGGTGCACGTGCATCGCTACATCTGTAGCCTCGTCACGTCACTCTCTGCGATGCAGCACGCGATGCATCAGCTGCCGCGTCGGGCACGTCTGCTGGTGGGTGCCACAGTCGCGGTGTCGCTCGCCGTAAAATACATTGGGCGACGCATGAAGCAGCTGATGcgtgtggcgcagcgcaccggAGGAGTGCCTCCGTCATGGCTCCGCGGCTACAACCTGAATGgcaccgcctctgcggcggcagagctCGACGCacaggtggaggagaacacGGAGAGCAAtgcgcggcgaggcggcgtgATGTTGCGTGGCCTAGATATTGTAGCCGctctgccacagctgcgccCATACGCGGCGGATTTCAGGCTGATGCGATCGTGGACGgaccacacgcgcgcgtgcggggcggcagaggcggcgaccTTTGCGTGGAGTCTTCGCGCACTGCCGTCTCAGGCCTACGGTCAGTTGTTGCCGGCGCTCGGTGGTGCGCTCCTGACGTTTGCCGACTGGGTGCTACCCACGTTCGTTGCGAGCTACGGCACCTCAACGGCATTTTGCAGCTTAGACACGCTGAGTCTCTCGAATAGGCTCATCGAAGCAATGCGGTGCGTCAGTGACACAGTCGATGTCCTCGTCGACGGGCATCGCGTCGCAGAGGTGGTGTTGCTGAACGCGTACAAAGCGAGTGTTCTGGAGAAGGTGTTGGATGCGCGACGGTGGGAGCCGACGACCGCCGATTACGCGAAGGGTGTCGCCTTAGGCGGCGAGGCCGACGGCCGTAACCACGGCGAGGACGATTATCACACTGCCGATGCCGGTGCCAGTTGTGGGACGCCCGCAGCGGAGGTCAGTTCACGGCACTACGTCCttcgacaccaccacctgcgaTCGTTATACCGTGCCGGCACCCACGCAGCCACGGcgtggccaccgccgctcacAGTGCGATGGATGCGCGTCTTGAAGGAtagctgccgctggtgtgtCACGCATCTCCCGCGTGTTCTCACTCTTGGCGGACGTCTGCGACTTGCATGGCGCGTACTTGCAACGATGGGACTCGTGAAGTCAgaccgccgcggcagcaacCGGCACCAATCACGGCAGTTctaccaccatcaccgccgccccccgcGACCACGCCACGTTTCCTGCTGGAGGAAGGGTCGGCCACAG containing:
- a CDS encoding hypothetical protein (TriTrypDB/GeneDB-style sysID: LpmP.12.0870); translation: MYLGRSSNADGIDGPSSCPCSSQPICTEAESTATATLHGIRSQQCDSSHSSSFSFYFKWIRASLHRALRSAHATVLKSPRWSNDSHDERARNYSGKCDSPSLPSAALRWLHASYEALATTRVCSVILLQVDDGPLVVHLTLLLVGTEIAQATSFFLRYRRAVRASAKAKAMAAPECVENAADVEEPSHLSTSLHPVTTQAPPPPEMGSVLTGRSRLPQGSSRALYRLCSYWALLERAVRAAPRKRAGAPTDVTELGWFFRTLHPGHDSVRDGGGGHKFDRLTPDGVPHGAETVLVLPDDAAFPVLAEPGGCTRTTPPMAPSEMSIVNDEPLAAGRSPDAVSPIMTEKPAVKEPWKVMHLLWTDMVRYSVTHSELRQLLLDCTVAELAKLFASSGNSESLWGGTRVPQTIWGTMGSCSVSSEPVAGAAHSAVNSSLHPSGAVAFSAHYVPSSTSHGTSPSCYADPRVAVACAALTWYLSLVREVYEAVVVHEDAQRCADALEELQAYGRAVYQRGIAVGAAFFDEALRSVSCPGVKHASSTRSRVVGTNEECACRLPRRHEKPTGLPEAAVTAHGNTEGAVVCSTVPMAASAHLGNRCESHSSNLLCRDGVPVATPHMGIRGASPRICWAELTAALAALLRRRRLMEMSHVRSLFSYMYTGSVAKMTSIAVLTVLTCLSSRVAAVGLAVREAIGSNLDTYYRTQGALSPSGSDSDSSSRLCGSGTVTVQQRIFALCLFEWMRLAMNTVLAHTMREYIAMAASQRRNAMKAALYEALTRLPLAFFDLHSFDEVEQIVYYVNDIEGVEVHVHRYICSLVTSLSAMQHAMHQLPRRARLLVGATVAVSLAVKYIGRRMKQLMRVAQRTGGVPPSWLRGYNLNGTASAAAELDAQVEENTESNARRGGVMLRGLDIVAALPQLRPYAADFRLMRSWTDHTRACGAAEAATFAWSLRALPSQAYGQLLPALGGALLTFADWVLPTFVASYGTSTAFCSLDTLSLSNRLIEAMRCVSDTVDVLVDGHRVAEVVLLNAYKASVLEKVLDARRWEPTTADYAKGVALGGEADGRNHGEDDYHTADAGASCGTPAAEVSSRHYVLRHHHLRSLYRAGTHAATAWPPPLTVRWMRVLKDSCRWCVTHLPRVLTLGGRLRLAWRVLATMGLVKSDRRGSNRHQSRQFYHHHRRPPRPRHVSCWRKGRPQQVNQQQPNSAQDPACGVASEAAEVCLNSRLSEDDGSRCAHARPSSSSFSDDSELCSEAAAAAAAAALANATVHAVAVQSLQFYYPTAPTVPVFAHPITCTVVLQGNRNAFSSSLSSSTQPRTVRGTCASRGQLVCLVGPSGHGKSTLLSLLLGMYTNYGASSHVLGTGENASSGGDDGEERQESGVETQARGGLPLTPSSSVAVPDIVLTLALPHSPPSSSEALESTDSPSAAPTSSASVMPEVEYVQLSVALIPRDILRGNLFSFVPQNPIIFSGATIAHNISLENYVSLEQEELMAEIAQCAAWAHCEYIQRFPQGLMTYIADSGAGPWASPLAAAASGGGGGAVRLSVGQAQRLMMARALFHGRRSGSVLVMDEPTASLDKEVKLKILEEWRGLLEGGIVRGMLCATHDDDLIAVADEVVRLP
- a CDS encoding hypothetical protein (TriTrypDB/GeneDB-style sysID: LpmP.12.0860) yields the protein MPPKLTSKNIFDVVFDQLPADAFIDTGPASLKEELILEASGMLGSSGKGPGNQRSAQRGGSNVVSSGSDGGGTTSYRRHLLPSAFVAATAAVVRSKARSVPAVPEDSPAAAVEQRKDLQDSDVLDAEELEGSTAAPLSAQAPPPDYAAASASSTVVSSEGVFRRVDDEVADLRADRFAVRRRGGPDAPKRCDGGRNATATEGGLDMQMDAEDEAVREATKYAGCVAEMQAAKEASAEQQLLCSWQPIGGGGPLVTLDARLASSKASAGIGPSFSAVGRGTELSVSCDAAAEGVATPKAMGATTESSLATPTAELVAVGVSSAAVSGAASARAEGQIGDRTLLSYTSGGSQTGSAVRTGVSGCQSASTAGDPLLQQPFGFAGAPQKGGTFTAAEQLILMPPGLDRVYTGTCVMYRHPKNFGFISPDLGGPDVFFITDSIALSFTRLALRAFYLRNGLPVPPLVAAAYRVGPAKANSIASGEDGAPTNGTTTSVVNAGTASDANGSVPAPVSSVSPGLTGMAGGISAAGDGQTRVTGTALGEEGVLGSTPVLATRAGDTGDRVLIPPTTGEELAWAEAAASLLTSATAQLLQHQVNQGIGGGLRVGDRLSFVVSRNHAARGGNGRLLRAEFLRGVPAAQLAMAVEQSWFHPLFPGAVGRKTSTPYRASLRPPPPPPSSSTAGGGGAGDEAGMSATAYPLAPFTSATSTLTRYTGCVRTYDAEEQRGYIRCDELSGSGGGNTPDVIFYPHSVLWDLTRCPPLKRQVKECMRLAYSVCGTERNGKYIATLITTPSGAPFCEDNMTFAENVLPFFAAETGGAGWRRGRGEDGNSVGGGRSAMGMDSGAGASAEGIAGDRKRVKAAEDDMLLLYAEDDYPYM